A portion of the Paucilactobacillus hokkaidonensis JCM 18461 genome contains these proteins:
- a CDS encoding 2-oxo acid dehydrogenase subunit E2 translates to MAFKFKLPELGEGMAEGEIASWLVKEGDKVNEDDSLVEIQNDKSVSELPTPVGGTIKKIVAQEGDTVEIGDTLVEIDDGSPDTGDDEPAASAKEDAAVADDSGAKEEAPAVSGSVAPLSEPNKLVLAMPSVRQYARDKGVDISLVQPSGNHGQVLQADIDNFNGASAPAASATASAAPSSAAPKAGGQAIKAYKSDQPELETREPMSQMRKIIAKSMRTSKDIAPHVTSFDDVEVSALMANRKKYKQAAADQEIHLTFLPYMVKALVATIKKFPELNASIDDTTQEIVYKHYYNIGIATNTDDGLYVPNIKNADSKGMFEIAKEITENSEAAYANKLSAKSMSGGSITISNVGSIGGGWFTPVINQPEVAILGVGKIAKEPYVNEDGEIVVGNMLKLSLSYDHRLIDGALAQNALNYMNKLLHDPAMLLMEG, encoded by the coding sequence ATGGCATTTAAATTTAAACTCCCAGAGCTTGGCGAAGGTATGGCTGAAGGAGAAATTGCATCTTGGCTTGTTAAAGAAGGAGATAAAGTTAATGAAGACGATTCATTAGTTGAAATCCAAAATGATAAGTCTGTTTCTGAATTACCTACTCCAGTTGGTGGGACAATCAAAAAAATTGTTGCTCAAGAAGGGGACACAGTTGAGATTGGTGACACGCTGGTTGAAATTGATGATGGCTCTCCTGATACTGGGGATGACGAACCAGCAGCATCGGCTAAAGAAGATGCCGCTGTGGCTGATGATTCAGGTGCTAAAGAAGAGGCACCAGCTGTTTCTGGTAGTGTGGCTCCATTATCTGAACCAAATAAATTAGTGCTTGCAATGCCATCAGTCCGTCAATATGCTCGTGATAAGGGTGTGGATATCAGTTTGGTACAACCAAGTGGTAACCATGGGCAAGTCTTACAAGCAGATATTGACAACTTTAATGGTGCCAGTGCTCCAGCTGCTAGTGCAACAGCGAGTGCTGCTCCAAGTTCAGCAGCTCCAAAAGCTGGTGGACAAGCTATTAAGGCATACAAGTCTGATCAGCCAGAACTAGAAACACGTGAGCCAATGTCACAGATGAGGAAGATCATTGCTAAGTCAATGAGAACTTCTAAAGATATTGCCCCACATGTAACATCATTTGATGATGTTGAAGTTTCAGCATTGATGGCTAACCGTAAGAAGTACAAACAAGCAGCTGCTGATCAAGAAATTCATTTAACATTCTTGCCATACATGGTTAAGGCCTTAGTGGCAACTATCAAGAAATTCCCTGAATTAAATGCATCAATTGATGATACAACTCAAGAAATTGTTTACAAACACTATTACAACATTGGGATTGCTACCAATACCGATGATGGTCTGTATGTGCCTAATATTAAGAATGCGGATTCAAAGGGCATGTTTGAGATTGCCAAAGAAATCACTGAAAATAGTGAAGCTGCCTATGCTAATAAGTTGAGTGCCAAATCAATGAGTGGTGGCTCGATTACAATCAGTAATGTTGGCTCAATTGGTGGTGGATGGTTTACTCCAGTTATTAATCAACCAGAAGTAGCAATTTTAGGTGTTGGTAAAATTGCTAAAGAACCATATGTAAATGAAGATGGTGAGATTGTGGTTGGTAACATGTTGAAGTTATCTCTCAGCTATGATCACCGTTTGATTGACGGTGCGTTGGCTCAAAATGCACTTAATTATATGAATAAATTATTACATGATCCAGCAATGTTGTTAATGGAAGGATGA
- a CDS encoding alpha-ketoacid dehydrogenase subunit beta has protein sequence MAKKSYIQAITDGLDIVLNEDPKTLIFGEDVGKNGGVFRTTQGLQEKYGEDRVFDTPLAESGILGLSIGLGLTGWRPIPEIQFMGFTFEAVDSIAGQMARTRFRFGAEKNLPITIRTPFGGGTHTAEMHADNLENFYTGIPGLRVVTPSNPYDAKGMVISAVENNDPVLFMENLKLYRSMKDDIPDEKYTVPLDTAKVVQEGTDVTIVAYSAEVNEALKVAEKLAKENISVEVVDLRSLSPIDTDTIFASVEKTHKVVIVQEAQKMAGVGAQVASEISENAIMSLDAPIGRVAAPNSVYPFAQAENVWIPAADDIEAKVREVLEY, from the coding sequence ATGGCTAAAAAATCATATATCCAAGCAATTACCGACGGGTTAGACATTGTTTTGAATGAAGATCCCAAGACTCTTATTTTTGGTGAGGATGTTGGGAAAAATGGTGGTGTATTCAGAACTACACAAGGCCTGCAAGAAAAGTATGGTGAAGATCGAGTATTTGATACACCATTAGCTGAATCTGGTATTTTAGGTTTATCAATTGGATTAGGTCTAACTGGCTGGCGTCCAATTCCAGAAATTCAATTTATGGGATTCACATTTGAAGCAGTTGATTCAATTGCCGGTCAAATGGCACGGACACGGTTCCGTTTTGGTGCTGAAAAGAATTTACCAATTACAATTCGGACACCATTTGGTGGTGGAACCCATACTGCTGAAATGCATGCTGATAACTTAGAGAATTTCTATACTGGTATTCCAGGATTACGTGTGGTGACACCAAGTAATCCATATGATGCCAAAGGAATGGTTATTTCAGCTGTTGAGAATAATGATCCTGTCTTATTCATGGAAAACTTGAAATTGTATCGTTCTATGAAAGATGATATTCCTGATGAAAAGTATACTGTTCCACTGGATACTGCCAAAGTAGTTCAAGAAGGAACAGATGTTACCATTGTTGCTTACAGTGCAGAAGTTAATGAGGCACTTAAAGTTGCTGAAAAGTTGGCCAAGGAAAACATTTCAGTTGAGGTTGTGGATTTACGTTCACTATCACCAATTGATACAGATACTATTTTTGCATCAGTAGAAAAGACCCATAAGGTTGTTATTGTGCAAGAGGCACAAAAGATGGCCGGGGTTGGTGCCCAAGTAGCTTCTGAAATTTCTGAAAATGCAATTATGTCGTTAGATGCTCCAATTGGACGTGTTGCTGCACCAAATAGTGTTTATCCTTTTGCTCAAGCTGAAAATGTTTGGATTCCAGCTGCTGATGATATTGAAGCAAAAGTTCGTGAAGTACTGGAGTATTAA
- the pdhA gene encoding pyruvate dehydrogenase (acetyl-transferring) E1 component subunit alpha translates to MAKGSKKAVDFENLKANLGKEFKPVQILDSDAKVVNEDLMANFSNDQLVNFMKKLVWERALHEQTMNFSRQGRLGFYAPTAGEEASEMGTVSAFKENDFLFPAYRDVPQLIQHGATVTEGYLWSRGHVKGNQFKARSLMPQIIIGAQMVEMAGAALGLKKNGEDAVAFAYTGDGGTSQGDTYEGMNFAGAFQAPAVFIIQNNGFAISVPRKKQTAAVTLAQKAVAAGIPSVQVDGMDILACYQVAKEAREFAAAGNGPVMIETLTYRFGAHSSAGDDPSRYRTKEEEQPWFDIDPLIRMRKYLTDKKLWTQEQEDAYVEECKNSFKDAIKEADGVEPEKVSDMLKNTFEVPTPDIKKQIAEFEAKESK, encoded by the coding sequence ATGGCCAAAGGAAGTAAGAAAGCCGTTGACTTTGAGAATCTTAAAGCCAATCTTGGCAAAGAGTTCAAACCAGTACAAATCTTAGATAGCGATGCAAAAGTTGTTAACGAAGATTTGATGGCAAACTTTTCCAATGATCAATTAGTTAATTTTATGAAAAAATTAGTTTGGGAGCGTGCATTACACGAACAAACTATGAACTTTTCACGTCAAGGACGCTTAGGCTTCTATGCACCAACTGCTGGGGAAGAAGCTAGCGAAATGGGGACGGTTTCCGCTTTCAAAGAAAATGATTTTCTGTTTCCAGCTTACCGTGATGTTCCACAACTTATCCAACATGGTGCAACTGTAACCGAAGGATATTTATGGTCACGTGGACATGTTAAAGGTAACCAATTTAAAGCGCGCTCGTTGATGCCACAAATTATCATTGGTGCACAAATGGTTGAAATGGCCGGTGCCGCACTAGGGTTGAAGAAAAATGGCGAAGATGCTGTAGCATTTGCATATACTGGTGATGGTGGGACATCACAAGGTGATACGTATGAAGGAATGAACTTTGCGGGTGCTTTCCAGGCGCCAGCAGTTTTCATTATTCAAAATAACGGTTTTGCAATTTCTGTTCCAAGAAAGAAACAAACGGCTGCAGTAACATTAGCCCAAAAGGCTGTTGCTGCCGGTATTCCTAGCGTTCAGGTTGACGGGATGGATATTCTAGCTTGCTACCAAGTTGCTAAAGAAGCACGTGAATTTGCTGCTGCAGGCAATGGTCCGGTTATGATTGAAACGTTGACTTATCGTTTTGGTGCTCATAGTAGTGCTGGTGATGATCCTAGTCGTTACCGTACTAAAGAAGAAGAACAGCCTTGGTTTGATATTGATCCATTAATTCGGATGCGTAAATATTTGACTGACAAGAAATTATGGACTCAAGAACAAGAAGATGCATATGTCGAAGAGTGCAAAAACTCATTTAAAGATGCAATTAAAGAGGCTGACGGTGTTGAACCTGAAAAAGTTTCAGATATGCTAAAGAATACATTTGAAGTACCAACACCGGATATTAAAAAGCAAATTGCCGAATTTGAAGCAAAGGAGTCGAAGTAA
- the def gene encoding peptide deformylase, whose translation MILMKDIVRDGDQVLRQQANKVEFPLSEDVQKLAKDMMEYLEISQTPELCEKYKLRAGVGLAAPQVGVSKQMAAVLVPPTEEDGKPEFKDVIINPVIISESVQAGALTEGEGCLSVDADVPGYVPRHDRITLRYQDVSGESHTIRLKHYPAIVCQHEIDHLHGTLFYDHISKEQPFTAPEDTIMIN comes from the coding sequence TTGATTTTAATGAAAGATATCGTTCGGGATGGCGATCAAGTACTTCGCCAACAAGCAAACAAAGTAGAGTTCCCGCTCTCTGAAGATGTTCAGAAATTAGCCAAAGACATGATGGAATATTTGGAAATAAGCCAAACACCTGAATTATGTGAAAAATATAAGCTACGCGCTGGTGTCGGCTTAGCAGCACCCCAGGTGGGTGTTTCAAAACAGATGGCCGCGGTTTTAGTTCCTCCAACAGAAGAAGATGGTAAGCCTGAATTTAAGGATGTTATCATTAATCCGGTAATTATCAGTGAATCAGTACAAGCTGGAGCCTTGACAGAAGGCGAAGGTTGTCTATCAGTTGATGCTGATGTTCCCGGCTATGTCCCCCGTCATGATCGTATTACATTGCGTTATCAAGATGTTTCTGGTGAGTCACATACGATCCGTTTGAAACATTATCCGGCAATTGTGTGTCAACATGAAATCGATCACTTACACGGAACATTATTTTACGATCATATCAGTAAGGAACAGCCCTTCACTGCCCCAGAAGATACAATTATGATCAACTAA
- a CDS encoding DNA-directed RNA polymerase subunit epsilon produces the protein MVFKIFYQETKIRNPKRETTHSMYLDSDSESEARVLVETNTTHNIEFIEALSPAALEYEQQDPAFKLTKF, from the coding sequence ATGGTTTTTAAAATATTTTACCAAGAAACAAAAATTCGTAATCCCAAACGAGAAACAACGCATTCAATGTACCTAGATTCTGATTCAGAATCAGAGGCACGGGTGTTGGTTGAAACAAACACGACACACAATATCGAGTTCATCGAAGCACTGAGTCCAGCTGCTTTAGAATATGAACAACAAGATCCAGCTTTCAAACTAACTAAGTTTTAA
- a CDS encoding diacylglycerol/lipid kinase family protein, with protein MNFLIILNEHAGSGNARATWKIIEPILQNKNINYDFKISQYAGHTTYLTQQYIKNVQNTDHSVILVIGGDGTLHEALNGAMSMSQSNPIPLAYIPAGSGNDFARGLGMSAKPLEALNQVLNCQQPTIINVGSYEETMKNETGYFINNIGIGFDAAVVSRTNASTSKRKLNKYHLGSLAYLSSVIAVLYNQEPFPLMVQVDKKRTLFQKAFLVTTSKHPYFGGGVSILPDASVNKAELELIVIERTNWLIILWVAILIVLGKHLNSRFVHIFRGPHLHLTTTSIEHGQIDGEIMGNRFFDLHMGVKQYPFWIDASI; from the coding sequence ATGAACTTTCTAATCATTTTAAACGAACATGCTGGTAGCGGTAATGCCCGTGCCACTTGGAAAATTATCGAGCCAATATTGCAAAATAAAAATATCAACTATGATTTTAAGATTTCACAATATGCTGGTCACACAACCTACCTGACACAACAATACATTAAAAATGTCCAGAATACTGATCACTCAGTTATTTTAGTAATTGGTGGCGATGGCACATTGCACGAAGCGCTCAATGGAGCAATGAGCATGTCCCAGTCAAATCCTATTCCATTAGCGTATATTCCTGCTGGATCAGGCAACGATTTTGCCCGTGGACTCGGTATGTCGGCAAAACCATTGGAAGCCTTAAATCAAGTTTTAAATTGTCAGCAACCAACCATTATTAATGTTGGCAGTTATGAAGAGACCATGAAAAATGAAACAGGCTATTTTATTAATAATATTGGAATTGGCTTTGATGCAGCAGTAGTCAGCCGAACTAACGCTTCTACTAGCAAACGTAAGTTAAATAAATATCATTTAGGTTCCTTAGCATACCTATCGTCCGTAATTGCTGTTTTATATAATCAAGAACCGTTTCCACTAATGGTTCAAGTTGATAAAAAAAGAACCTTATTTCAAAAGGCCTTTCTTGTCACCACATCAAAACATCCATATTTTGGTGGTGGCGTTTCAATTTTACCGGACGCCTCAGTTAACAAAGCAGAACTGGAGTTAATTGTAATCGAGCGCACTAATTGGCTAATTATATTGTGGGTGGCTATTTTGATTGTACTTGGTAAACATCTCAATTCAAGGTTTGTCCATATCTTCAGAGGTCCTCATTTGCACTTAACAACTACTTCAATCGAGCACGGACAGATTGATGGCGAAATAATGGGTAATCGCTTCTTTGATCTCCATATGGGCGTTAAACAGTATCCATTTTGGATTGATGCATCAATATAG
- a CDS encoding peptidoglycan endopeptidase — protein MSSSHKSTNRYAKNVVLGTVGALGLFAVGTQGVKADTVKVQAGDTVWDFAQKYGVSVSDLEIQNTGIKKISSSVDLIYAGQTLNLSNSKTSVSQSSAAVTATSAATESSSAAVVNGKYTVQAGDTLSALSARFGVSVATLEQVNQLTNSDLIIAGQTLTVSGSASVSAASSASTTTSAANSASTTVTSSVSSSSADSTADSAAVQSSVVASSATVSSSSAVATSSNTASTATTEASASTQTAASVATSTAATSNATTNHSTATSNTTTSNSATSSSTATSTSSNLETGSVVSLAVKLANANIPYVWGGNSLSGMDCSGLVQYVYSHSAGISLPHNTVAQEAYVSKHSVASAKPGDILFWGNSGATYHDAIYIGNNQFVAAPSSGQNVKVQTISSYFMPSFAGTIK, from the coding sequence ATGTCTAGTTCTCATAAAAGTACCAATAGATATGCTAAAAATGTTGTTTTAGGAACCGTTGGAGCCTTAGGGTTGTTTGCAGTTGGCACACAAGGTGTTAAAGCAGATACAGTTAAGGTTCAGGCTGGTGATACGGTTTGGGACTTTGCCCAAAAGTATGGTGTTTCAGTTAGTGACTTGGAGATACAAAACACAGGTATAAAGAAGATTAGCTCAAGTGTTGATTTGATTTATGCAGGACAAACACTGAACTTATCAAACTCAAAAACGAGTGTTAGTCAAAGTAGTGCTGCTGTTACAGCAACTAGTGCTGCAACTGAAAGTAGTAGTGCGGCTGTTGTTAATGGTAAATACACGGTTCAAGCTGGTGACACATTAAGTGCATTGAGTGCTCGTTTTGGGGTTTCTGTAGCAACACTTGAGCAGGTCAATCAATTAACTAACAGCGACTTGATTATTGCTGGCCAGACATTAACAGTTTCAGGTAGTGCTAGCGTTTCTGCAGCAAGTTCTGCAAGCACAACGACTAGTGCAGCAAATTCTGCAAGTACAACAGTAACATCCAGCGTATCGAGTTCTAGTGCTGATAGCACTGCAGATAGTGCAGCTGTTCAATCTTCAGTTGTTGCAAGTAGTGCCACTGTAAGCAGTTCAAGTGCTGTTGCAACTAGTTCAAATACCGCTTCGACAGCTACTACAGAAGCTAGTGCAAGTACTCAAACAGCTGCAAGTGTGGCTACATCCACAGCAGCTACTAGCAATGCTACAACTAATCACAGTACAGCAACGTCGAATACCACAACTAGCAATTCCGCTACAAGTAGCAGTACTGCAACAAGCACAAGTAGTAATCTTGAAACTGGTTCGGTCGTCAGCTTAGCCGTCAAATTGGCTAATGCAAATATTCCTTATGTATGGGGTGGTAACAGCCTTAGTGGAATGGATTGTTCTGGATTAGTACAATATGTATACAGTCATTCAGCAGGAATTAGTTTGCCACATAATACCGTGGCGCAAGAAGCCTATGTATCGAAACATTCTGTTGCTAGTGCTAAACCAGGAGATATTTTATTCTGGGGTAATTCAGGCGCAACGTATCACGATGCAATTTATATTGGTAATAACCAATTTGTTGCCGCTCCATCTAGTGGTCAAAACGTTAAAGTGCAAACAATTAGCAGTTACTTTATGCCAAGTTTTGCAGGAACTATTAAGTAG
- a CDS encoding 2-keto-4-pentenoate hydratase — protein MQNTTSLTDLTETEGKFAQTLLTALQTQTKLDESKYKDLVTDDDSGYRVQYALTQLKKEAVGGYKVSLTSKQTQDMFDADAPLYGAEVKHQWLKSPTTVNMSDLMEPLVEVELVFTAKSDLSPEDSLEDLLNKTTVAPALELPDSRFENWFPALSKLMVMSDNAVAGRVVFGDEVDSTNFNVDDLSRVKAELKLNDKSLAAGESSEVLGNPLNSLQWLVKKLASQGLTLSAGQHVSSGTFVLPPHLEAGHYTCHFTSGLGDVDLQVK, from the coding sequence ATGCAAAATACTACTAGTTTAACGGATTTAACTGAAACAGAAGGAAAGTTTGCACAGACACTTTTGACAGCGTTACAAACGCAAACCAAGCTCGATGAATCTAAGTATAAGGATCTAGTCACCGATGATGATTCTGGCTACCGCGTTCAATACGCATTAACCCAGCTAAAAAAAGAAGCTGTTGGGGGGTACAAAGTCAGTCTGACCAGTAAACAAACTCAAGATATGTTTGATGCTGACGCTCCCCTTTATGGTGCTGAGGTTAAACATCAGTGGCTTAAGTCTCCTACAACCGTTAATATGTCTGATTTAATGGAACCACTGGTTGAAGTTGAGTTAGTGTTCACTGCTAAAAGCGATCTATCACCCGAAGATTCGCTGGAAGATTTACTCAATAAAACTACAGTTGCCCCTGCCCTTGAGCTGCCTGATTCTCGTTTTGAAAATTGGTTCCCAGCATTATCTAAACTGATGGTAATGTCAGATAACGCAGTGGCCGGTCGTGTTGTTTTTGGCGATGAAGTTGACAGTACTAATTTTAACGTCGATGACTTGAGTCGCGTGAAAGCGGAACTTAAGTTAAATGACAAATCATTAGCTGCTGGCGAATCGAGCGAAGTGCTAGGCAATCCCCTTAATTCACTCCAATGGCTTGTAAAAAAGTTGGCTAGCCAAGGACTCACACTATCGGCTGGTCAGCATGTATCCAGTGGCACCTTTGTGCTTCCACCACATCTAGAAGCAGGTCACTACACTTGCCACTTCACGAGTGGATTAGGTGACGTTGATTTACAGGTAAAATAA
- a CDS encoding glucose 1-dehydrogenase produces MLLTDKVAIVTGGASGMGLATAELFALEGAKVVVADLNLDGAKKVADTITTNGGTALAIKVDVSSQTDIDNLFKTTLTSFDHLDILINNAGIMDNMAGVADVSDKIWQRVFSINVDSVMMASRAALNLFLPQKSGTIVNIASVGGLRGGVAGAAYTAAKHAVVGLTQNTAYMYNQNGIRCNAIAPGGIATNIAKSMTDLNQTGMQRTQAGAAIMPPTGKAEDIANAALYLSSDQSSYVNGVTLTVDGGWSTY; encoded by the coding sequence ATGCTTCTAACTGATAAAGTAGCGATTGTAACCGGTGGTGCATCAGGAATGGGACTTGCAACTGCTGAGTTATTTGCACTTGAAGGTGCCAAAGTAGTTGTTGCCGATTTAAATCTTGACGGTGCAAAAAAAGTAGCAGACACAATTACTACTAATGGAGGCACTGCTCTAGCAATCAAAGTTGATGTTTCATCCCAAACTGATATCGACAATCTGTTCAAAACAACTTTAACTTCATTTGATCATCTGGACATTCTAATTAATAATGCAGGTATCATGGATAACATGGCTGGTGTGGCTGACGTATCAGATAAAATCTGGCAACGTGTGTTTTCAATCAATGTGGACAGCGTCATGATGGCATCTCGGGCCGCATTGAATCTTTTTTTACCGCAGAAAAGTGGCACAATTGTCAATATTGCATCTGTCGGTGGATTGCGTGGTGGCGTTGCTGGAGCTGCCTACACCGCTGCAAAACATGCGGTAGTTGGCTTAACTCAAAATACAGCCTACATGTATAATCAAAATGGAATTCGTTGTAATGCTATCGCTCCAGGTGGTATAGCAACCAACATTGCAAAATCAATGACTGATCTCAACCAAACGGGAATGCAAAGAACACAGGCTGGCGCTGCTATTATGCCACCAACCGGTAAAGCTGAAGACATTGCTAACGCTGCTTTATACCTAAGCAGTGATCAAAGCAGTTATGTCAACGGAGTTACTTTAACCGTCGACGGTGGCTGGAGCACATATTAG
- a CDS encoding ArsC/Spx/MgsR family protein has protein sequence MVNLYFHTNDPSKRKAVKWLVEHDVIASQRNIENEPLTEDEVMHLLSLSIDGTDELISKRSKDTKALNMDPDQMTIKELTAAILETPHILKNPIIFDKHKLMTGFDLEKVGMFVPKKLRKLELSALFAKLAPNSGQNVKLA, from the coding sequence ATGGTCAATTTATATTTTCATACTAATGATCCTTCCAAACGCAAGGCCGTTAAATGGTTAGTCGAACATGATGTAATTGCAAGCCAGCGTAACATTGAAAATGAACCGTTGACCGAAGATGAGGTCATGCACCTGCTTTCATTATCAATCGATGGCACCGACGAACTAATTTCAAAACGATCAAAAGATACTAAAGCCTTAAATATGGACCCCGATCAAATGACAATTAAAGAATTAACAGCAGCAATTTTGGAAACACCACATATCTTGAAAAATCCAATTATCTTTGATAAACACAAGCTGATGACTGGATTTGATTTAGAAAAGGTTGGGATGTTTGTCCCTAAAAAATTACGAAAATTAGAACTATCAGCACTCTTCGCTAAATTAGCTCCTAATAGTGGCCAAAATGTGAAGCTTGCATGA